A portion of the Flavobacterium limnophilum genome contains these proteins:
- the traJ gene encoding conjugative transposon protein TraJ → MEFNNLHQVLRSLYDEMLPLSAEMAGVAKGLAGLGALFYVALRVWQALGSAEPIDVFPLLRPFALGLCIMFFPTMVLGTLNAVLSPVVIGTHKMLENQVLDLNVLQQQKDQLEREAMLRNPENAYLVSDEEFDKKLDEMGWTPSDLVTMSGMYIEREMYEVQKAIRDGFREFLEILFQAAALVIDTIRTFFLIVLSILGPIAFAISIWDGFQSTLTQWFTRYISVYLWLPVSDLFSAMLSKIQSLILQRDIDSLSDPNFIPDSSNTVYIIFMIMGIIGYFTIPTVSGWIIQAGGAGNFIRNVNQATTKTGNIVGAGTGAVAGNIGGRLMK, encoded by the coding sequence ATGGAGTTCAACAACCTACATCAAGTATTACGTTCCCTCTACGACGAGATGCTACCATTGTCTGCCGAGATGGCAGGAGTGGCAAAAGGTCTAGCTGGTTTGGGTGCCTTATTTTATGTCGCATTACGAGTATGGCAAGCACTTGGCAGTGCAGAACCCATAGATGTGTTTCCGCTACTTAGACCTTTTGCTTTGGGACTTTGCATCATGTTTTTTCCGACCATGGTGTTAGGTACGCTCAATGCGGTATTGAGTCCAGTTGTAATTGGGACACACAAAATGTTGGAAAACCAAGTCCTGGATTTGAATGTGCTACAACAGCAGAAAGACCAACTGGAGCGAGAGGCCATGCTTCGCAATCCCGAAAATGCTTATCTGGTTTCCGATGAAGAGTTTGACAAGAAATTGGATGAAATGGGTTGGACTCCATCTGATTTGGTAACGATGTCAGGAATGTACATCGAAAGAGAAATGTACGAGGTACAAAAAGCCATTCGGGATGGTTTCCGGGAGTTTTTGGAAATACTGTTTCAGGCTGCAGCATTGGTGATTGATACCATACGCACTTTCTTTTTGATTGTACTATCGATATTGGGACCAATTGCTTTCGCCATTTCAATTTGGGATGGTTTTCAGTCCACGCTCACGCAATGGTTTACCCGCTACATAAGCGTGTATCTCTGGTTGCCCGTTTCAGATCTTTTTAGTGCGATGTTGTCCAAGATACAATCGTTAATACTTCAGCGAGACATCGACAGTTTATCGGATCCCAATTTCATTCCTGATTCTTCCAATACCGTCTACATCATCTTCATGATTATGGGCATCATTGGGTATTTTACCATTCCCACGGTGAGCGGTTGGATCATTCAAGCTGGCGGAGCAGGCAATTTCATCAGAAATGTAAATCAGGCCACAACCAAAACAGGAAACATTGTAGGAGCCGGTACGGGAGCAGTAGCAGGAAATATTGGAGGCAGATTAATGAAATAA
- the traK gene encoding conjugative transposon protein TraK, which translates to MEFKTLRNIENSFQQIRLYAIVFAFLCIMVTGYTTWQSYHFAEQQRQKVYVLDNGKSLMLALAQDASINRPVEAREHIRRFHELFFTLAPDKDAIEGNMKRAFNLADKSAFDYYKDLAEKGYYNRIISGNVQQRIDLDSVICDFDHYPYAVKTYAKQFIIRSSNLTKRNLVTSCNLVNSVRSDNNPQGFNIEKFAVIENRDMEVIER; encoded by the coding sequence ATGGAATTTAAAACATTAAGAAACATCGAGAATAGTTTCCAACAGATCAGGCTGTATGCCATCGTATTTGCATTCCTATGCATTATGGTGACAGGATACACCACATGGCAATCGTACCATTTTGCAGAGCAGCAACGCCAAAAGGTGTATGTCCTTGACAATGGCAAATCTTTAATGCTGGCTCTTGCACAAGATGCTTCCATTAATCGACCGGTGGAAGCTCGGGAACACATACGCCGCTTTCATGAACTCTTCTTTACGCTGGCACCAGACAAAGATGCCATAGAAGGCAACATGAAAAGGGCGTTCAACCTCGCAGACAAAAGTGCTTTTGATTATTATAAAGACTTGGCTGAAAAAGGCTACTACAACCGTATCATATCGGGAAACGTACAGCAGCGAATAGATTTGGATAGCGTCATATGTGACTTTGATCATTATCCGTATGCCGTAAAAACATACGCCAAGCAGTTCATCATTCGATCCAGCAACCTGACCAAACGTAATCTCGTCACGTCCTGCAACCTCGTAAATTCTGTGCGTTCCGATAATAATCCACAGGGTTTTAACATCGAAAAGTTTGCCGTTATAGAAAACAGGGACATGGAAGTTATTGAACGTTAA
- a CDS encoding nitrogen regulatory IIA protein, whose translation MKKLQAKMDSLLNKFDGSWKALPLKVQYKYLQYFFLGYALLTMGMILKVVHDARKSNQGIIIEHIENPVIKKNESATSLWDSLLMIKKNKTNERN comes from the coding sequence ATGAAAAAACTGCAAGCAAAGATGGACAGTTTGTTAAACAAGTTTGATGGGAGTTGGAAAGCACTTCCTTTAAAAGTACAATACAAATACCTCCAGTATTTTTTCTTGGGCTATGCGCTACTAACCATGGGAATGATTCTAAAGGTCGTGCATGATGCAAGAAAATCCAATCAAGGAATAATCATCGAACACATTGAAAACCCTGTCATTAAAAAGAACGAATCCGCTACATCGTTGTGGGATTCCTTATTAATGATTAAAAAAAACAAGACAAATGAAAGAAACTGA
- the traM gene encoding conjugative transposon protein TraM, whose product MKETENKKSVVFVTDGNSNETSEVVLESKLNQVEKLKKSLMFTLMGVAFLGCIYLIFKPSEDTKKMESIGLNDAVPQATDAGLEADKQKAYEQEMLEQKYQEKQNALTSLSDYWNEDNPKETIGADSEITDEDARKPVKNTNPALNSYRNAQSTVGSFYQNDPSETQQLRKQLDELKKELDHKDSEPINPVETQLELMEKSYQMAAKYLPMNANSAEQSLPQSVSSSSSPKEKFVALAPSQKNAVSSLCRVPTDSAFLVNWSKNRPPDFYTTGQTEQQVHPRNSVRAIIQETQVITAESSVRVRLLEPAKIANLLIPQGTLLTANAKFQEGRLQLKISSLAINGTILPVDITVFGLDGQQGLVVPYSPERSALTEMAANMGQASGSSIMMTNSAGQQMAGDLSRGVVQGVSGYFSKKIKIPKITLKAGYQMFLVSKN is encoded by the coding sequence ATGAAAGAAACTGAAAACAAAAAGAGTGTCGTCTTTGTTACGGACGGCAACTCAAATGAAACTTCGGAAGTGGTACTGGAAAGTAAATTAAACCAAGTCGAGAAGCTTAAAAAGTCCCTTATGTTCACATTGATGGGAGTTGCATTCTTAGGCTGCATATATCTGATATTTAAGCCATCCGAAGACACGAAAAAGATGGAAAGCATAGGACTAAATGATGCTGTTCCACAAGCTACCGATGCTGGATTGGAGGCTGACAAGCAAAAAGCGTATGAACAAGAAATGTTGGAACAAAAGTATCAGGAAAAACAAAATGCCCTGACCTCATTGTCCGACTATTGGAATGAAGACAACCCCAAGGAAACCATCGGAGCGGATTCTGAAATTACGGATGAAGATGCTCGAAAACCAGTAAAGAACACTAATCCGGCATTGAACAGCTATCGAAATGCACAAAGCACCGTAGGCTCTTTTTATCAAAATGATCCTTCGGAGACACAGCAATTACGCAAACAACTGGATGAGCTAAAAAAGGAATTAGACCATAAAGACAGTGAACCCATTAATCCTGTAGAAACCCAGTTGGAATTAATGGAAAAATCGTATCAGATGGCTGCCAAATATCTTCCGATGAATGCTAACTCAGCGGAACAGTCACTACCACAATCCGTTTCTAGTTCTTCTTCTCCAAAAGAAAAATTTGTTGCGCTTGCTCCTAGCCAGAAAAATGCCGTTTCATCTTTATGCAGAGTACCCACCGACAGTGCCTTTTTGGTCAATTGGAGTAAAAATCGTCCTCCTGATTTTTATACTACAGGGCAAACCGAACAACAAGTGCATCCCAGAAACAGTGTTCGTGCCATCATACAAGAAACTCAGGTAATAACTGCGGAAAGCAGTGTTCGTGTCCGTTTGTTGGAGCCAGCCAAAATAGCAAATCTTTTGATTCCACAAGGAACCCTATTGACGGCAAACGCCAAATTTCAAGAAGGACGCCTACAATTGAAAATTAGTTCATTGGCAATAAACGGCACCATTTTGCCAGTTGACATTACGGTATTTGGATTGGATGGACAACAAGGTCTGGTTGTTCCCTACTCGCCCGAAAGGAGTGCACTTACTGAAATGGCAGCCAACATGGGGCAAGCTTCTGGCAGCAGCATCATGATGACAAATTCTGCTGGACAGCAAATGGCTGGTGATCTGAGCCGAGGTGTTGTGCAGGGTGTTTCAGGATACTTTTCCAAAAAAATAAAAATTCCCAAAATAACATTGAAAGCGGGCTACCAGATGTTCCTTGTTTCAAAAAACTAA
- the traN gene encoding conjugative transposon protein TraN encodes MKTLIKNSMALILLLGIHAESQAQHTVSNVTTLNLEKIPAYQIEVTYNKTSHLIFPAPIRYVDLGSEFLIADKAKEVENVLRLKATVRDFAEETNFSVITEDGRFYNFNACYNSFPDKMNYNLLQLNENTSGADVNEVFFEELGRNSPSITNSLLEAIYRENKRIIKHIDSKSFGIRFLLKGIYIHNDKLYFHTELINCSNAPFQIDFVQFKVVDKKSAKRTLIQERVMTPLRTYKPLDEIVGNAKDQNVFLLDQFTFSDDKLLLIEIYENNGERYQVLKVECRDLTRAKLIKNLQLKIN; translated from the coding sequence ATGAAAACACTAATTAAAAATAGTATGGCATTGATTTTACTGTTAGGAATCCATGCCGAATCTCAAGCGCAACATACCGTTTCCAATGTTACGACACTGAACTTGGAAAAAATACCCGCTTATCAAATTGAAGTCACCTACAATAAAACGTCACACTTGATATTTCCTGCTCCCATCCGCTACGTGGATTTGGGAAGTGAATTTCTAATTGCGGACAAGGCAAAAGAGGTGGAAAATGTATTACGCTTAAAAGCCACAGTTCGTGATTTTGCAGAGGAAACCAATTTTTCCGTGATAACGGAAGATGGACGGTTTTATAATTTTAACGCATGCTACAATTCATTTCCTGATAAAATGAATTACAACCTATTGCAACTAAATGAAAATACAAGTGGAGCGGATGTAAATGAAGTTTTTTTTGAAGAGTTGGGAAGAAACTCACCGTCAATAACTAATAGCCTATTGGAAGCAATTTATAGAGAAAACAAAAGAATCATTAAGCACATAGACTCCAAAAGTTTTGGCATAAGGTTTTTGTTGAAAGGAATCTACATTCACAATGACAAGTTGTATTTCCACACCGAACTCATTAATTGTAGCAATGCGCCTTTCCAAATTGATTTTGTCCAATTCAAAGTGGTGGATAAAAAAAGTGCCAAACGTACCTTGATTCAAGAAAGAGTGATGACACCATTACGAACATACAAGCCCCTGGATGAAATCGTGGGCAATGCAAAAGACCAAAACGTTTTTCTTTTAGATCAATTTACCTTTTCCGATGACAAGCTACTTTTGATTGAGATTTACGAAAATAACGGTGAAAGATATCAGGTTTTGAAAGTGGAATGTCGTGATTTGACAAGAGCAAAACTCATAAAGAATCTGCAGTTAAAAATTAATTGA
- a CDS encoding molybdenum ABC transporter permease, whose protein sequence is MSPALVLSIIALLSGFGLRYWINRRKFYRRSPTGAEVFSSYEKSVFISFLERMGKWTAYVLIVLGLLFFWSHSRQKKEKDKEVQIEVQNPK, encoded by the coding sequence ATGAGTCCAGCATTGGTTTTAAGTATTATAGCTTTGTTAAGTGGCTTCGGTCTTCGTTATTGGATCAACAGACGAAAATTTTATCGTAGAAGTCCCACCGGGGCAGAAGTTTTTTCGAGTTATGAAAAATCAGTATTCATTTCTTTTTTGGAGCGAATGGGAAAATGGACTGCCTATGTTCTGATTGTTTTGGGACTTTTATTCTTCTGGAGCCATTCAAGACAAAAGAAAGAAAAAGACAAGGAGGTTCAAATTGAAGTGCAAAATCCAAAATAA
- a CDS encoding PRTRC system ThiF family protein yields MNTEKTKIHFTDNYLINPANPITVNLIGAGGTGSKVLTALMEMNHSLIALGHAGLNVRLWDDDIVTDANLGRQRFASSETGWNKSVALINRANRWSGTNWKAEIIKFEKNSLGKLPEHTGASIYISCVDSVKARFEIAEILKQSNNGNAHFNRPRYWMDFGNSQHTGQVLLSTIGTIQQPHSEKYETISNLPMVTEEFAELLKQSEAKDDTPSCSLAEALEKQDLYVNSALAQMGCSLLWGLFRNGLTHNRGFFLNLKDFRSQPIPVG; encoded by the coding sequence ATGAATACTGAAAAAACCAAAATCCATTTTACGGACAACTATTTAATCAATCCTGCCAATCCCATTACAGTTAATCTGATTGGAGCAGGTGGCACGGGGTCAAAGGTACTGACCGCCCTCATGGAAATGAATCACAGCCTGATTGCATTGGGTCACGCAGGTTTGAACGTCCGTTTGTGGGATGATGATATTGTAACGGATGCCAATTTGGGCAGACAGCGTTTTGCCAGTAGCGAAACTGGATGGAATAAATCGGTAGCCTTAATTAATAGAGCCAACCGTTGGTCGGGTACTAACTGGAAAGCAGAAATCATAAAATTTGAAAAGAACAGTTTGGGAAAATTGCCCGAACACACAGGAGCAAGCATTTATATAAGTTGTGTGGACAGTGTAAAGGCTCGTTTTGAAATTGCTGAAATATTGAAGCAAAGCAACAATGGTAATGCACATTTCAATCGTCCACGCTATTGGATGGATTTTGGCAACAGCCAACATACAGGACAAGTGTTGCTGTCCACCATTGGTACAATACAACAACCTCATTCCGAAAAATACGAAACCATTTCCAACTTGCCAATGGTAACCGAAGAATTTGCGGAACTGCTGAAACAGTCTGAAGCCAAGGACGATACACCCAGTTGCTCCCTTGCTGAAGCATTGGAAAAACAAGATTTATATGTCAATTCGGCTTTGGCACAAATGGGATGTTCCCTTTTATGGGGTTTGTTTCGTAATGGATTGACCCATAATAGAGGCTTTTTTCTCAATTTGAAGGATTTTAGGTCGCAACCCATTCCCGTTGGATAA
- a CDS encoding PRTRC system protein B, protein MKDITENFGTLYHPKSALVFYQTKGTNSDNYVEYFDMDKKGNPINAHPLTLREANQLAKALKTAKEQKELCLKSEGILGNTILHLDPIKNKVIWFTKSMQRELCFTENLGISKGMANLPPMLWIANKTSLAVFALGTNRRPTEKTKLYNAPFFNVYENGNVCMGTVDVQIKNTVFVEEFTTSWEDYFFNSHFSHLMPDYNPIKGNCVTLWESLINTNKAFPKEVLKKSAKTLKNLL, encoded by the coding sequence ATGAAAGACATAACAGAAAATTTCGGAACGCTGTATCATCCCAAATCAGCATTGGTATTTTACCAAACCAAGGGAACGAATTCGGACAACTATGTAGAATATTTTGACATGGATAAAAAGGGTAATCCCATTAATGCGCATCCTTTAACGCTAAGAGAAGCGAATCAACTCGCAAAGGCATTGAAAACAGCAAAAGAACAAAAAGAACTTTGTTTGAAATCAGAGGGAATATTGGGCAACACTATTTTGCACCTAGACCCCATTAAAAATAAAGTAATTTGGTTTACCAAATCCATGCAAAGAGAACTGTGTTTCACGGAAAATTTAGGGATTTCGAAAGGAATGGCCAATCTACCTCCTATGTTGTGGATTGCCAACAAAACAAGTCTTGCTGTCTTTGCCTTGGGAACGAACCGAAGACCCACCGAAAAAACAAAATTATACAATGCTCCTTTTTTCAATGTGTACGAAAATGGAAATGTATGCATGGGAACGGTAGATGTCCAGATAAAGAATACTGTATTCGTGGAAGAATTTACCACCTCATGGGAAGACTATTTCTTCAACAGCCATTTCAGTCATCTGATGCCTGATTATAACCCGATAAAAGGAAACTGTGTGACACTTTGGGAAAGCCTTATAAATACAAACAAAGCTTTCCCTAAAGAGGTATTAAAAAAGAGTGCCAAAACCTTAAAAAACTTGTTGTGA
- a CDS encoding PRTRC system protein C: MLLATQLERVFILIDKGQEIKLTDPEPKWSVQVVLNFYSNTYPMLTTAKISAPLIKEDTVQYRFESAIGTKG, encoded by the coding sequence ATGTTATTAGCAACGCAATTAGAAAGGGTATTCATCCTGATCGATAAAGGTCAGGAAATCAAACTAACTGACCCTGAACCAAAATGGAGTGTACAGGTGGTATTGAATTTTTATTCCAATACGTATCCCATGCTCACTACTGCCAAAATTTCTGCACCTCTTATAAAAGAGGATACGGTACAATACCGTTTTGAAAGTGCCATAGGAACGAAAGGTTAA
- a CDS encoding PRTRC system protein E — protein sequence MKANFFNQIAQLEITGDLQLTISKGVENNLVVSILLHNEKCGDKAKQLIPPLNLRGTAEELDEGFFESVTHPLQSASGLMVNMEAFMKQLEVTQKQSAMEKEKTEKEKKTKDEKDKKYQEAMTKADELDKEGKPRDAWMKIPNPNDYPEYAEAINKRKKELSDKFASPSLFGAEQENV from the coding sequence ATGAAAGCAAATTTTTTCAATCAAATCGCACAATTGGAAATTACTGGCGATTTACAGCTAACGATATCCAAGGGGGTGGAAAACAATCTTGTTGTTTCGATACTACTCCACAACGAAAAATGCGGAGACAAGGCAAAGCAACTAATACCACCTCTAAATCTGAGGGGGACAGCGGAAGAACTGGACGAGGGATTTTTTGAAAGTGTTACTCATCCTTTACAATCTGCATCGGGTTTAATGGTCAATATGGAAGCTTTTATGAAGCAACTGGAAGTAACTCAAAAGCAATCGGCAATGGAAAAGGAAAAAACTGAAAAGGAGAAAAAAACAAAGGACGAAAAGGACAAAAAGTATCAAGAAGCGATGACCAAAGCAGACGAATTGGACAAAGAGGGCAAACCCCGTGATGCTTGGATGAAAATACCCAATCCCAACGATTATCCCGAATATGCCGAAGCCATAAACAAGCGCAAAAAAGAACTGTCCGACAAGTTTGCATCGCCAAGCCTTTTTGGTGCAGAACAAGAAAATGTTTAA
- a CDS encoding DUF932 domain-containing protein translates to MAHNLNFNEKTGRHSFFSVQEKAWHGLGQIVNDYPTSPEAIKHAGLDYEVVKTPLYTKNSGIIETVNDIVIGNDEWHVPNYFATMRTDSNAVLGVVGKDYHIVQNREAFSFFDAIVGGTDGILYETAGALGNGERIFITAKLPDYIRVGNGDDVTEKYIFLTTSHDGSGSITAAFTPIRIVCQNTLNASLKNMSNVVRIRHTSGAKQRLDNAHKVMGLANEFSNQLEGIFNEWAKVRVSDVEVKKLIQLALCPNKETLEHIKKGNEDEMSTLFKNTVEDAFSYAMLSESQQMETTKGTLFGAYNAVTGYYQNVRNYKDDEAKLQSIVMGGTAQLKSQKAFELCTSFSKIGADAFHFN, encoded by the coding sequence ATGGCACACAATTTAAATTTCAACGAAAAAACTGGACGTCATTCATTTTTTAGCGTACAGGAAAAAGCATGGCACGGATTGGGGCAAATCGTAAATGATTACCCTACAAGTCCAGAGGCAATCAAACACGCAGGACTTGATTATGAAGTGGTCAAAACACCCCTGTATACTAAAAATTCAGGTATTATTGAAACAGTAAACGACATTGTGATTGGCAATGATGAATGGCACGTACCCAACTACTTTGCCACTATGCGTACTGATAGCAATGCAGTATTGGGCGTGGTTGGCAAAGACTATCATATTGTGCAAAATCGTGAGGCTTTTAGTTTTTTTGATGCCATTGTAGGTGGTACGGATGGCATTCTGTACGAGACTGCAGGAGCATTGGGAAATGGGGAACGCATTTTCATAACTGCCAAACTGCCTGATTACATTCGTGTGGGAAATGGCGATGACGTAACAGAAAAATACATTTTCCTGACCACTTCTCATGACGGAAGCGGAAGCATAACTGCCGCTTTTACACCCATTAGAATTGTGTGTCAAAACACGCTGAACGCCTCACTCAAAAACATGAGCAACGTGGTACGCATCCGCCATACTTCGGGAGCAAAACAACGATTGGACAATGCACACAAAGTAATGGGATTGGCAAACGAGTTCAGCAACCAACTGGAAGGGATTTTTAACGAATGGGCAAAAGTAAGGGTAAGCGATGTGGAAGTTAAAAAATTAATACAACTGGCACTATGTCCCAACAAGGAAACCTTGGAACACATCAAAAAAGGGAATGAGGACGAAATGTCTACCTTGTTTAAAAATACTGTTGAAGATGCGTTTTCCTATGCCATGCTATCTGAGAGCCAACAAATGGAAACTACAAAAGGCACTTTATTTGGTGCTTACAATGCGGTAACAGGCTACTACCAAAATGTACGCAATTACAAAGATGATGAAGCCAAACTGCAGTCCATCGTAATGGGTGGTACGGCACAACTGAAATCACAAAAAGCATTTGAATTGTGTACGTCTTTTTCAAAAATAGGTGCGGATGCCTTTCATTTCAACTAA
- a CDS encoding single-stranded DNA-binding protein: protein MDIIGRLTRDAEIRTTSQEKQVVNFSVAINDGYRNKQGERIEQTTYFDCSYWISTNVAKILTKGTLVEITGRVSARAWTASNGELKASLNFLASTIKSHGGGKKTETSQATTEQEKNKLAKQEPTDDLPF, encoded by the coding sequence ATGGACATCATCGGAAGATTGACAAGGGATGCGGAAATACGCACAACGTCACAGGAAAAGCAAGTGGTGAATTTTTCAGTAGCCATTAATGATGGCTATCGCAACAAACAAGGTGAGCGCATCGAACAGACTACTTATTTTGACTGCTCTTACTGGATTAGCACAAATGTAGCCAAGATACTCACCAAAGGTACTTTGGTGGAAATTACAGGCAGAGTAAGTGCAAGAGCGTGGACAGCTAGTAACGGAGAGCTAAAAGCGAGTTTAAATTTTCTTGCCTCTACCATCAAATCACACGGAGGCGGTAAGAAAACAGAAACTTCACAAGCGACAACAGAACAAGAAAAAAACAAGCTAGCAAAGCAAGAACCTACGGACGACTTACCATTTTAA
- a CDS encoding GNAT family N-acetyltransferase — MANIKIIKATIKDLDQLQKIGRQTFYETFSSGNTEENMMKYLDEGFSIEKLTTELNDENAEFYFATLNGKVIGYLKLNFGQSQTELKQDKSIEIERIYVIKEFHGKQVGQLLYDKALEIAKQNKSVFVWLGVWEENPRAINFYKKNGFVEFDKHIFKLGNDEQTDIMMKLKLQG; from the coding sequence ATGGCCAATATTAAAATAATAAAAGCAACAATAAAAGACCTTGACCAATTACAAAAAATTGGCAGACAGACTTTTTACGAGACATTTTCATCAGGCAACACCGAAGAAAATATGATGAAATACTTAGATGAAGGATTTTCAATAGAAAAACTTACGACTGAATTAAATGACGAAAACGCTGAATTTTACTTTGCGACACTTAACGGAAAAGTGATTGGATATTTAAAACTGAACTTTGGACAATCACAAACCGAACTAAAACAAGACAAAAGCATTGAAATTGAACGAATTTATGTGATCAAAGAATTTCACGGAAAACAAGTTGGACAATTACTTTATGACAAAGCATTAGAAATTGCGAAACAAAATAAATCAGTCTTTGTCTGGTTAGGCGTTTGGGAAGAAAACCCAAGAGCGATTAATTTTTACAAAAAAAATGGTTTTGTAGAATTTGACAAACACATTTTCAAATTAGGAAATGATGAACAGACGGACATAATGATGAAACTAAAACTACAGGGTTAA
- a CDS encoding ACT domain-containing protein: MNGEKNLEILLKTMKPKMNLGEFVFCEVENLEKIKLNEIVMSFKEEESITIITKKEIADKLNLKYSFIASWITLTIHSSLEAVGLTAAFSKALSKKGISCNVVAAFYHDHIL; encoded by the coding sequence ATGAACGGAGAAAAAAATTTAGAAATACTTTTAAAAACAATGAAGCCTAAAATGAATTTAGGAGAATTTGTATTCTGTGAAGTCGAAAATTTAGAAAAAATAAAATTGAACGAAATTGTAATGTCTTTCAAAGAAGAAGAAAGTATTACAATAATTACTAAAAAAGAAATTGCGGACAAGTTAAATCTAAAATATTCTTTTATTGCTTCTTGGATTACATTAACAATTCATTCTTCATTAGAAGCAGTTGGACTAACTGCTGCATTTTCAAAAGCTTTGTCAAAAAAAGGAATTAGTTGTAATGTTGTTGCAGCATTTTATCACGACCATATTTTGTAG
- a CDS encoding GNAT family N-acetyltransferase: MDIIIRKAKETDNQKIWTLMEQLAVFEKYIDSFTITPEIVKESGFRKKPPDFFSIVAEDNDKIAGMLVYYFLPYTAQNRPAIYMKELYVDENYRGQKIGEQLMNALKIEAEKNNCGQIKWTVAPWNTAGQKFYERLGAKENNEWLNYEWNL, translated from the coding sequence ATGGACATAATTATTAGAAAAGCGAAAGAAACAGATAACCAAAAAATTTGGACTTTAATGGAACAATTGGCTGTTTTTGAAAAATATATTGACAGTTTTACAATTACACCAGAGATTGTAAAAGAAAGTGGTTTTCGAAAAAAACCACCAGACTTTTTTAGCATCGTAGCAGAAGACAATGATAAAATTGCGGGAATGTTGGTGTATTATTTTCTTCCTTACACAGCTCAAAACAGACCAGCAATTTATATGAAAGAACTTTATGTGGACGAAAATTATCGTGGTCAAAAAATTGGAGAACAATTAATGAATGCTTTAAAAATTGAGGCAGAAAAAAATAATTGTGGACAAATAAAATGGACCGTTGCACCTTGGAACACTGCAGGACAAAAATTTTATGAACGTTTGGGGGCCAAGGAAAATAATGAATGGCTCAACTACGAATGGAATTTATAG
- a CDS encoding GNAT family N-acetyltransferase, which produces MKINRQPTLETEKIILYSLQEKDFDELYIAASDPKIWEQHPNKDRWKKEIFKTFFDGAIQSKGAFKIVDKATGNTIGSTRFYDYNDLENSIFIGYTFYTIEYWGKGINYSVKVTMLDYIFQFVSKVYFHIGADNIRSQIAIGRLGAKKITEQEVIYYGETPKLNYVYEISKEKWQKLNNKRQKNE; this is translated from the coding sequence ATGAAAATCAATAGGCAACCAACATTAGAAACAGAAAAAATAATCCTTTATTCGTTGCAGGAGAAAGATTTTGATGAATTATATATCGCAGCTTCCGACCCCAAAATATGGGAACAGCATCCCAATAAAGACCGTTGGAAAAAAGAAATATTTAAAACATTCTTTGACGGAGCAATACAAAGTAAAGGTGCTTTTAAAATTGTAGATAAAGCCACGGGAAATACAATCGGAAGCACACGATTTTACGATTACAACGATCTGGAAAACAGCATATTTATTGGTTATACATTTTATACCATAGAGTATTGGGGTAAGGGTATTAACTATTCCGTAAAAGTTACAATGCTAGATTACATCTTTCAATTCGTTTCAAAAGTATACTTCCATATTGGGGCAGACAATATCCGGTCACAAATTGCCATTGGTCGTCTTGGTGCCAAAAAAATTACAGAGCAGGAAGTAATCTATTATGGTGAAACACCCAAGCTGAACTATGTGTACGAAATCAGTAAGGAAAAATGGCAGAAGCTAAACAATAAACGACAAAAAAATGAATAG